In Nicotiana tabacum cultivar K326 chromosome 19, ASM71507v2, whole genome shotgun sequence, one DNA window encodes the following:
- the LOC107810233 gene encoding uncharacterized protein LOC107810233, protein MAVDLDVEELLIMEDSDLIIRYIPRFHNELADALATLASMLPYPGNLHIDPLEIQIRERHGYCNAIEIEPDVQPWYHDIKRFLKTKENPEQASGDQKRTIRRFASNFFLSEEVLYKRTPDLNLLRCVDAREAEKTMNEVH, encoded by the exons aTGGCAGTTGATCTggatgtggaagaattgttaatcatggaaGATTCTGATTTGATCattcg gtatattcctcgATTCCACAACGAGTTAGCAGATGCATTAGCTACGTTGGCCTCAATGCTGCCGTATCCTGGCAACCTCCATATTGACCCGttggaaatccaaattcgagaaaggcatggttattgtaatGCAATTGAAATAGAACCAgatgttcagccatggtatcatgatatcaaaaggtttttgaaaaCAAAGGAAAACCCCGAGCAGGCTagtggagatcaaaagagaactatcaGAAGGTTTGCCAGCAATTTCTTTTTGAGCGAagaagttttgtacaaaagaactccagatttgAATCTTTTGAGGTGCGTAGATGCCCGAGAAGCTGAAAAGACCATGAATGAGGTACATTAG
- the LOC107767822 gene encoding carotenoid cleavage dioxygenase 7, chloroplastic-like (The RefSeq protein has 2 substitutions compared to this genomic sequence), translated as MQAKACHNIIPPKLLPPAKLPSTASHITLPSHVPRAITITTSPTHEVYTPVPEIDDTITAFWDYQFLFVSQRSEATEPITLRVVEGAIPTDFPSGKYYLTGPGLFADDHGSTVHPLDGHGYLRTFEIDGGSGQVKFMARYIETEAQAEERDPVAGKWRFTHRGPFSVLKGGKMVGNTKVMKNVANTSVLQWGGRLFCLWEGGDPYEIDSKTLKTVGKFELINNNCKSLAEQKKLINGDFLDVAAQILKPILYGVFKMPPKRLLSHYKIDARRNRLLFASCNAEDMLLPRSNFTFYEFDSNFQLLQSQEFDIPDHLMIHDWAFTDTHYILFGNRIKLDIPGSMTAVCGLSPMISALSVNPSKATSPIYLLPRFSDHNQTNNIVQRDWRKPIEAPTQMWVLHVGNAFEEKDENGNVNIQIQASGCSYQWFNFQKMFGYDWQSGKLDPSMMNVEEGEEKLLPHLVQVSISLDTNGNCTRSSVNDLNTQWNKAADFPAMNPDYSGKKNEYVYAATSSGSRQALPHFPFDTVVKLNTADKSVRKWSAGRRRFIGEPVFIPRGITEDDGYLLVVEYAVSAQRCYLVILDAQIIGEKNEVVARLEVPRHLNFPLGFHGFWAPSNTGQGNLPNFESKCKDSWSMLEDNMVNLGNSKNSR; from the exons ATGCAGGCCAAAGCTTGCCATAATATTATTCCTCCAAAACTTCTGCCACCAGCAAAGTTGCCGTCCACGGCGAGCCACATAACATTGCCAAGCCACGTACCACGAGCCATAACAATAACAACATCACCAACTCATGAAGTTTATACACCAGTACCTGAAATTGATGATACAATTACTGCCTTTTGggattatcaattcctttttgtGTCCCAACGTTCAGAAGCCACTGAACCCATCACCCTTCGGGTCGTTGAGGGCGCCATACCGACCGATTTTCCCTCGGGGAAGTATTATCTCACCGGGCCGGGCCTTTTCGCCGATGATCATGGGTCCACAGTGCACCCTTTAGATGGCCATGGTTACCTAAGGACATTTGAAATAGATGGTGGTTCAGGTCAGGTTAAGTTCATGGCTAGGTACATTGAGACGGAGGCTCAGGCCGAGGAACGGGACCCAGTGACCGGGAAATGGCGGTTCACTCACCGGGGCCCGTTTTCGGTCCTGAAAGGTGGGAAGATGGTTGGTAACACTAAGGTTATGAAGAATGTGGCTAATACTAGTGTGTTACAATGGGGTGGTAGGTTGTTTTGCTTGTGGGAAGGTGGTGATCCTTATGAGATTGATTCTAAGACTTTGAAGACTGTTGGGAAATTTGAGCTCATCAACAACAACTGCAAATCATTAGCAGaacaaaaaaaactaattaatggTGATTTTTTGGATGTTGCAGCTCAAATCTTGAAACCCATATTATATG GGGTATTTAAGATGCCTCCAAAGAGATTGTTGTCCCATTACAAGATTGATGCTCGTAGAAACAGACTTTTGATCGCGTCATGCAACGCAGAGGATATGTTACTCCCTCGGAGTAATTTTACATTTTACG AATTTGATTCCAACTTCCAGCTGCTGCAAAGCCAGGAATTCGACATACCAGACCACTTAATGATCCATGATTGGGCTTTTACAGATACTCACTACATATTGTTTGGAAATCGTATCAAGCTGGATATTCCTG GGTCAATGACAGCAGTATGTGGATTGTCGCCAATGATATCTGCATTATCAGTAAATCCAAGCAAAGCAACATCTCCCATTTATTTGCTGCCCAGATTTTCTGATCACAATCAAACCAATAATATTGTACAGAGAGACTGGAGAAAACCTATAGAAGCACCTACACAAATGTGGGTGTTACATGTTGGAAATGCCTTTGAAGAAAAAGATGAGAATGGAAATGTAAATATACAAATTCAGGCTTCTGGTTGCTCTTATCAATGGTTCAATTTCCAGAAAATGTTTG GCTACGATTGGCAAAGTGGCAAACTTGATCCTTCAATGATGAAtgtagaagaaggagaagaaaagcTACTGCCGCACTTAGTTCAG GTATCCATAAGCTTGGATACAAATGGGAATTGCACAAGAAGTTCAGTAAATGACCTAAACACTCAGTGGAATAAAGCTGCAGATTTCCCTGCCATGAATCCAGACTATTCTGGCAAGAAAAATGAATATGTTTATGCAGCAACTTCTTCTGGTTCTCGCCAAGCACTGCCACATTTTCCCTTTGACACAGTTGTGAAACTAAATACTGCTGATAAATCAGTCCGTAAGTGGTCAGCTGGTAGAAGGAGATTCATTGGCGAACCTGTTTTTATCCCAAGAGGAATTACAGAAGATGATGGATACCTTCTTGTGGTTGAA TATGCAGTGTCAGCACAAAGGTGCTATCTTGTAATTTTGGATGCACAAATAATTGGAGAGAAGAATGAAGTGGTTGCAAGACTTGAAGTCCCAAGACATTTGAATTTCCCACTTGGTTTTCATGGCTTTTGGGCTCCTAGCAACACTGGCCAAGGGAATTTACCAAATTTTGAATCCAAATGCAAAGATTCTTGGTCAATGCTGGAGGATAACATGGTTAATCTTGGGAACTCAAAAAACTCAAGGTAG